TAGACCACGAGTTTTCACTCCAGAAATCAAGACCAGTTCTTGAGAAGCACCATCACATTAAAGTCATCGGGTATGATCGTCACCACTTTTCATGATCCCAGTAATTATAAGTCACCCCACAACACGATAAGGGAATTCGAAAGTCGTCTTCCACCATCAGCCCCCGCAAGCATAGAGAGAGGCTCAGAGTTGCCAACATGGCCGCATGGGCTACTCCCTGTTGTGCTtcaatactactccctccgtccggaaatacttgtcctagaaatggttgtatctagacttattttagttatagatacatccattttatccatttctaggacaagtatttccggacggagggagtattagctACTACTCTCCCCTTCCGAGTTTATTGGCCCCCTCGTTTTATGGGTCATACTTTGATCATCTATATTAcaaaaattatattattggattTGTATTTCAAAGTAGTTCTCCATGATATAATTTTTATGACACATAGTTTACATTTTATTACTCCCTCCAATCCAAATTAATAGACTCAACTTTATATAACTTTGTAATTATACTAGAGTTGCGTAAAGTTATACTAATGCCGCGTCAATTAATTTGGATCAGAGGGAGTAGTTAAATTTATAAGTCAAATCTTAGCCCAAATTAAGAGGGAGGCTAATAAACCCGGATAGAGGTAGTACATGTTCTATTATGTTTAGGTGTTCTAATCATGAGTTCAAGATCATGTTTATGTTAACCCTAAAGTATTATGTCTTAACAATAACATCACCCAAAATCTTATGGTAAGATGTATAACACCAACATGAACTACATTGACCGACTCCCTCCACTTCGAAATGTAAGGTATATTTTGTCAAATATCtatgtttgaccaagtttatagaaaaatatcaAACATCTATAATAATAAAAAATAATATGAACGTATATTATATGATGAATCTAATAATATTAATTTGGTACTATAGATACCGATATGTTCTCTATAAAATTGGTCAAACATACAGAAAATTAACTTCTAAAAAAATACACTTTATAATTTAAAATGGGAGTACTTTGTAATAAATGGTGCTAATTCAAACAAGAACTGCATCTTTTCTTCAAAATTAAATCGTGCTAGTACAAACATGTTATAACATAGCATGCAGCTTAAAAACACACTAGCAGCTCGTACAACATAAATGACGATTCAAAAGAGAGCTTCAGATAGATGTTATAACAAATCAAATTATAAAAGTGCATTACAAATTTGATAAGCATCAGCAACTCATCAACCATGATGTGTTTACTGAACTCGGTGCAAACTGTGCACATAGGGATGAAATAACCAGGTGGAAGCTTTGCATCATTGAGTATCACATCACTAACATGAATCCTGCTGTAGGCCCTGCTTCTCCTCCCAGGACACAGTTAGACGAATCAGATCATCGTATCAACCGCAGAAAGGTCAACCACCATGCCAACAGCAGGCCTTTGCTCATGAACCTGCGAAAATTTCGGTTAATAAGCAATTGCATCAAGAAGCTGCCAAAAAATTATGCATGAAGAACTTACAGTAGCACAACTGTTGCCTAGTGATTTTGACATTTGTGGCTTTAAAGGCTGGAGCTGAAAATCACAATTCGCACTGCTACATTCCACTTCATCGCATACTCGAACCTTCTGAGTCAAAGAGATACCAAAGATTTTGCAGCCATTTGTGTGAACATCCTTGTCATTTGGTTCATGCTCTGCACTGCTGATGGAGTGCAACCTTTTAGTTCTAGTACAACTAGCTATTGCTTTGCCTGAAACAAGATGAGGCCAGAGAGGTAATGTATGACTGGTTCTTCCCATATCTTGAGTAGTGTTGACCGTAACATGTCTAATATTATCATCCTTATCCAGGCTTCTGCATACGTATTCAAAGCCATGTATCTTGGAACTAGTTTGAGGGAACATTAGCACAGATAATGGAGAGGATGCTTGAGGCATTGCTGGTGTTACTGGCCCACGATAATTGTATCCTTGTGATGTAAGCCATTTATATGTTGCACCAGATGTATAGTTGCCATCAGGTTGACAGAAGCTAGAACCTCTTATAACAGCATCAGACGAAGTTCCTCCTTCATAAGGACGAAACACTTCTTGACCTTGCAAGACCTTTTGGAATCTTTGAGACTCCCCAAAGCCTGAGCAGTGGTAGGAAAATCCATGGTTTTCAGGCGGGGTTCTAGCACCAAGTCCTGGAACCCCTGGAATGTTACTCATGTTGATAGAGCAATTCCGATCATCACTGTACTGAAAATTTCTTGCTTCAGACGCCTGAGAAGCATCAGAAGCTGAATTAACAGTACCATCATGGGCTTTAGAACCCAATAATTCTTGACCTTGCAAGACCTTGTGGAATCTGGCAGATTCCGCAAAATCCGAAGAAACACTTCCACCTGCCAAAATGGCTAAAAAAAGTTCAGTAGGGCATAACAGTGTATCAAATGATTATCTCTTCACTTACAACCCAACCTACTTGGAAGCAACATATCTGGATTAACTTGGGGGAGGCATGGCTTCAGCCGTTTTGAATGGGGAGAGGACAGATGAGATCCCGAAACCGATCCAGTAAGTTCAATCTCCCAAGGAGATACCCTATTAGGCCGACGGCACTCTACATCATCGTCCCATCTCACCTGTAAGTTTTCCATCAGTCAACACAATGCTCAAACATGATTTAAGGACAAGGAATCTAATGAGAACAGATCAAGTAAATGACTAAGATTCCTTGTTCAACATGGCATGCAAAATATGGTTCTAAATTTACATCCTATGCAATCCTGGAAACCAACTAGCACAATGCTAAATTCCAGGGTTCACATATCCTTGTGAGAACTTTGCCATGGGACATTAAACATAGTATATTGCAAGGTTTCAACCTtgttccaccattgggaatttcTGATCACATTGACTTGAAAAAGGTAACTCCGCCTATGTTGTCTCAAcatagccggtcccaagcccgggtaaaggaggagggttgtgataggcttggcgagccaacgtaaaaactcagccactcttatggagatgaaacccAAAAGATTTTCGTTGGGGCGTAACCCTCTCAGCGACGCGCCACATCGGAACCCGGGTGTAGTGGAAAATGGGCAAGGGCCGGGCCGTCACCCCCCAGGTGGCGCGCCGTATCTTGATCCGGATACGGTGGCAAGTGAGCGAGGATCGGGTCGTCGCATCCTTAGTGGCGCGCTACATCGGCGCCCGGATTTAGTGGAAAATGAGCAAGGGTCTTAGGTAGCTGGAACGTAGGGTCTCTGACAGGGAAGTTTCGGGAGCTAGTTGATGTAGCGGTGAGGAGAGGTGTTGATATCCTTTGCGTCCAAGAAACCAAATGGAGAGGACAGAaggcgaaggaggtggaggataccggcttcaagctgtggtacacggggacggctgcaaacagaaatggcgtaggcatcttgatcaacaagagcctcaagtatggaGTGGTAGACGTCAAGAGACGTGGGGACCGGATTATCCTGGTCAAGTTGGTACTTGAGGACTTGGTTCTCAATGTTATCAGCGCGTATGCCCCGCAAGTAGGCCAGAATGAGAACACCAAGAGGGAGTTCTGGGAAGGCCTGGAAGACATGGTTAGGAGTGTACCGATTGGTgagaagctcttcataggagACCTCAATGGCTGCGTGGGTACATCTAACACAGGTTTTGAAGGGGCGCATGGGGGCTTTGGCTATGGCATCAGGAATCAAGAAGGACAAGATGTCTTAAGCTTTGCTCTACCCTACAACATGATTGTAGCTAACACCCTCTTTAGAAAGAGAGAATCACATCTGGTGACTTTTAGTAGTGGCCAACACTCTAGCCAGATTGATTTCATCCTCTCGAGAAGAGAAGATAGGCGTGCGTGCCTAGACTGTAAGGTGATACCTGGAGAGAGTGTTGTACCCCAGCATAAGCTGGTGGTTGCTGACTTCCGCTTTCGGATTCGTGTCCAGCGGGATAAGCGTGCCAAAGTCGCTAGAACgaagtggtggaagctcaagggggaggtagctcaggcgttcaaggagagggtcattaagaagggcccttgggaggaaggaggggatgcggacaatgtgtggatgaagatggcgacttgcatttgtaaggtggcctcggaggagtttggagtgtctaggggaaggagaagcgaagataaggataccctggtggtggaatgatgatgtccagaaggcgattaaagagaagaaagattgcttcagacgcctatacctggataggagtgcagacaacatagagaagtacaagatggcgaagaaggccgcaaagcgagctgttggtgaagcaaggggtcgggcatatgaggacctctaccaacagttaggcacgaaggaaggcgaaagggacatctataagatggccaagatccgagagaggaagacgagggatattggccaagtcaaatgcatcaaggacggagcaggccaactcttggtgaaggacgaggagattaagcatagatggcgggtgtacttcgacaagctgttcaatggggagaatgagagttctaccattgaactggacgactcctttgatgagaccaacatgcgttttgtgcggcgaatccaggagtctgaggtcaaggaggctttaaaaaggatgaaaggaggcaaggcgatgggccctgattgtatccccattgaggtgtggaaaggtctcggggacatagcgatagtatggctaaccaagcttttcaaccttatttttcgggcaaacaagatgccagaagaatggagacggagtatattagtaccaatcttcaagaacaagggggatgttcagagttgtactaattaccgtggaattaagctgatgagtcatacaatgaagctatgggagagagtcattgagcaccgcttaagaagaatgacaagcgtgaccaaaaatcagtttggtttcatgcctgggaggtcgaccatggaagccattttcttggtacgacaacttatggagagagatagggagcaaaagaaggacttgcatatggtgttcatcgacttggagaaggcctatgataagatacgcggaatgtcatgtggtgggccttggagaaacacaaagtcccggcaaagtacattaccctcatcaaggacatgtacgataatgttgtgacaagtgttcgaacaagtgatgtcgacaccgatgagttcccgattaagataggactgcatcaggggtcagctttgagcccttatctttttgcattggtgatggatgaggtcacaagggatatacaaggagatatcccatggtgtatgctctttgcggatgatgtggtgctagttgacgatagtcggacgggggtaaataggaagttagagttatggagacaaaccttggaatcgaaagggtttagccttagtagaactaaaaccgagtacatgatgtgcggtttcagtactactaggtgtgaggaggaggaggttcgccttgatggccaggtggtacctcggaaggacacctttcggtatttggggtcaatgctgcaggaggatgggggtattgatgaagatgtgaaccatcgaatcaaagtcggatggatgaagtggcgccaagcttctggcattctctgtgacaagagagtgccacaaaagctaaaaggcaagttctacaggacagcggttcgacccgcaatgttgtatggcgctgagtgttggccgactaataggcgacatgttcaacagttaggtgtggcagAGATgagtatgttgagatggatgtgtggccacacgaggaaggattgagtccggaatgatgatatacgagatagagttggggtagcaccaattgaagagaagcttgtccaacatcgtctgagatggtttgggcatattcagcgcaggcctccagaagctccagtgcatagcggacgctaaagcgtgcggagaatgtcaagagagagcggggtagaccgaatttgacatgggaggagtctgttaagagagacctgaaggattggagtatcaccaaagagctagctatggacaggggtgcgtggaagcttgctatccatgtgccagagccatgagttggttgcgagatcttatgggtttcacctctagcctaccccaacttgtttgggactaaaggctttgttgttgttgttgttgttgttgttgtttatTGACTTGAAAAAGGTAAAACTGCTGATTTCATCTATGACAAAGAATTTCAGCGAATATTTTATGGAAGCTCGGTTTCGATTAATAGCATATATACAAATGTTTTGCAGTCGTTATATGGACATTCAGAACTCTTTCTACTTTGATCTATTATAGCATGGTTCAAACCCAGTAATCCACAGATGAGCCCAGGCTCATCAACTCTCGATGAACagtaaattccaaaaaaaatagcaaaaactttcaaaaaactacaaaaaaaaattGGCATCCAAGACGCTAGAGTGCGCTAGCAGCATGCAATTTTTTATGGTAAAATGACATCCGAGGAGCTATATTGAAAAACAGTTCCCCAAAGTGCcttttttcaaagtttctgtgaGAGCCGATTTTTTTGTCTACAGCTCCTCAAATGTCATATGTTCTGGCAATTTTGCATGTTCCTAGCGCATCCGAGCATCTTGGATgccaatttttttttttgaatttttagaATTGTTTTGCTATTTTTTTTACTGTACATGGGTGGGTGTAGATGGCCCTGGTTACCAAAACGCCGCCCTTGGTTTAAACCAAACTAAAAAACCAAGATCACAAGTTCCAATGGTTAATCAAGGAGTAGGACAAGTATACAATTGAGTAGCTGCCGTCAGGGATGCAAGCGGACGGCGTCCGCAACCATCCCCAAACAGGTAAATTAAACTAACATGATTATTAAAGTAATGAGGATTATTGCAATTTCAACTACGCGGACGCGTCCGCCTGTATCCCCGGCTGCAGTATGAATTGTATCTTTGTGTGCACTATACTTCTGCTCTGTCATGCTGCTCCTCTTACTAGTAAACCGCAGTTGTGTAGATTATTGCAAAACATTGGAACTTAATGAGGCATATTCTAATGTAGTAATCTTGATTAGGACAAATGGACAATGCTTCACTTTTCTTCACAggcatttacattattttccagaAATGAAACTACAGGATTTCTTTGGCCCTTAATGCTTTGAAATGACCAGCATCTATTCAAAATTCAAGCTGGGCATACTGTAATCTGCCAACTGATGAAAAGTTACACATAACACAAAATGCTGAAATCCAAGACAGAGAACCACAATGCTTTTGTTGCATTTAATTAATAAAGATAGATGGTCATACACCTATAGAGTACTATGCACATGCATCGATACCAACATTGGTGCACATCTGATGTGTCAAGCATGAGAAAGCAGAACATACCACCAAACATTTCCACTTCGAACCATGCGACTTCGGGTCTGACTCTCTGCTCCCAGTTATTGTCCCAGTTGACCTGAAAAACAAGAATAGTTATGCATTCTGAACCCAACCACAGAGGAAATTTTTTAACTATTGCACCATACCTTCTTTCTGAAGCATCTTCATTTTCGTATTTCATTTTGAACCTCATTCCAACAGAAAAAGGTTGACTGAAGCTTCTCATGAACTTCCAATATGGTACAATGAACTCAGACTCACATAACCTGTCAAGTCCAATGAACTTATTCAATACAAATGAACCGTCCAAGTTGCACAGGAGAAATGCACAGATATTATGAGAATAAAAACAAATTATTACCAATCTGCATTATCTATCTGAACAGGGTGCTGATGAAATTATATTTCTTTCTTTATTTTAGTTAACAATGGGATAGAGCACTTTCAAAATAGTTGAATTAATTCTAAACGAGCATAATGAAAACTTCCTCAAGTAATAAACAGAACATGTCAATTCCCAAATATCAAATTCAGACACGACCAAACAAATCTGAATGGCTGCCCCAAATGTGTAGTATGCCACAATTAAATGACCTTTGAGGGTAACATGTAATGTGATAATTAAGCATTTACGAGGAAACATAGATGGATAGACCAATGAGATGAGATACAAAATGTTGGATTTGGGGAAGCAACAAAGAACAAGAAGCAACTCAAAACTGTGTTCACCAGGGAACTGAACCTGAATGCTGAATAAAAAATGAGTTGTACGGTATTAAGAACGAGTATTCGAAATAGTTAGCACAGGACTGACAAGTCGTAAAGTTTA
The Aegilops tauschii subsp. strangulata cultivar AL8/78 chromosome 3, Aet v6.0, whole genome shotgun sequence genome window above contains:
- the LOC109745860 gene encoding auxin response factor 2 isoform X1, with amino-acid sequence MIGIDLNTVEGDEEEGGPSAEPPRGTVCLELWHACAGPVGPLPRKGSAVVYLPEGHLEYIGEAAGAVAAVPPHVFCRVVDVNLQADPATDEVYAQVSLVVDNEEAKRRMRQGESEEACEGDGEDTDAAKRRARMPHMFCKTLTASDTSTHGGFSVPRRAAEDCFPPLDYNLQRPSQELVAKDLHGTEWRFRHIYRGQPRRHLLTTGWSAFVNKKKLVSGDAVLFLRGEDGVLRLGVRRAAQLKNVSPVPALFNQDSSLSSLGNVAQAVAVKSIFHIYYNPRLCESEFIVPYWKFMRSFSQPFSVGMRFKMKYENEDASERRSTGTITGSRESDPKSHGSKWKCLVVRWDDDVECRRPNRVSPWEIELTGSVSGSHLSSPHSKRLKPCLPQVNPDMLLPTILAGGSVSSDFAESARFHKVLQGQELLGSKAHDGTVNSASDASQASEARNFQYSDDRNCSINMSNIPGVPGLGARTPPENHGFSYHCSGFGESQRFQKVLQGQEVFRPYEGGTSSDAVIRGSSFCQPDGNYTSGATYKWLTSQGYNYRGPVTPAMPQASSPLSVLMFPQTSSKIHGFEYVCRSLDKDDNIRHVTVNTTQDMGRTSHTLPLWPHLVSGKAIASCTRTKRLHSISSAEHEPNDKDVHTNGCKIFGISLTQKVRVCDEVECSSANCDFQLQPLKPQMSKSLGNSCATVHEQRPAVGMVVDLSAVDTMI
- the LOC109745860 gene encoding auxin response factor 2 isoform X3, with amino-acid sequence MIGIDLNTVEGDEEEGGPSAEPPRGTVCLELWHACAGPVGPLPRKGSAVVYLPEGHLEYIGEAAGAVAAVPPHVFCRVVDVNLQADPATDEVYAQVSLVVDNEEAKRRMRQGESEEACEGDGEDTDAAKRRARMPHMFCKTLTASDTSTHGGFSVPRRAAEDCFPPLDYNLQRPSQELVAKDLHGTEWRFRHIYRGQPRRHLLTTGWSAFVNKKKLVSGDAVLFLRLCESEFIVPYWKFMRSFSQPFSVGMRFKMKYENEDASERRSTGTITGSRESDPKSHGSKWKCLVVRWDDDVECRRPNRVSPWEIELTGSVSGSHLSSPHSKRLKPCLPQVNPDMLLPTILAGGSVSSDFAESARFHKVLQGQELLGSKAHDGTVNSASDASQASEARNFQYSDDRNCSINMSNIPGVPGLGARTPPENHGFSYHCSGFGESQRFQKVLQGQEVFRPYEGGTSSDAVIRGSSFCQPDGNYTSGATYKWLTSQGYNYRGPVTPAMPQASSPLSVLMFPQTSSKIHGFEYVCRSLDKDDNIRHVTVNTTQDMGRTSHTLPLWPHLVSGKAIASCTRTKRLHSISSAEHEPNDKDVHTNGCKIFGISLTQKVRVCDEVECSSANCDFQLQPLKPQMSKSLGNSCATVHEQRPAVGMVVDLSAVDTMI
- the LOC109745860 gene encoding auxin response factor 2 isoform X2; the protein is MIGIDLNTVEGDEEEGGPSAEPPRGTVCLELWHACAGPVGPLPRKGSAVVYLPEGHLEYIGEAAGAVAAVPPHVFCRVVDVNLQADPATDEVYAQVSLVVDNEEAKRRMRQGESEEACEGDGEDTDAAKRRARMPHMFCKTLTASDTSTHGGFSVPRRAAEDCFPPLDYNLQRPSQELVAKDLHGTEWRFRHIYRGQPRRHLLTTGWSAFVNKKKLVSGDAVLFLRGEDGVLRLGVRRAAQLKNVSPVPALFNQDSSLSSLGNVAQAVAVKSIFHIYYNPRLCESEFIVPYWKFMRSFSQPFSVGMRFKMKYENEDASERRSTGTITGSRESDPKSHGSKWKCLVVRWDDDVECRRPNRVSPWEIELTGSVSGSHLSSPHSKRLKPCLPQVNPDMLLPSGSVSSDFAESARFHKVLQGQELLGSKAHDGTVNSASDASQASEARNFQYSDDRNCSINMSNIPGVPGLGARTPPENHGFSYHCSGFGESQRFQKVLQGQEVFRPYEGGTSSDAVIRGSSFCQPDGNYTSGATYKWLTSQGYNYRGPVTPAMPQASSPLSVLMFPQTSSKIHGFEYVCRSLDKDDNIRHVTVNTTQDMGRTSHTLPLWPHLVSGKAIASCTRTKRLHSISSAEHEPNDKDVHTNGCKIFGISLTQKVRVCDEVECSSANCDFQLQPLKPQMSKSLGNSCATVHEQRPAVGMVVDLSAVDTMI